The following proteins are encoded in a genomic region of Arthrobacter jiangjiafuii:
- a CDS encoding NAD-dependent protein deacetylase, whose protein sequence is MANASRPAGPEHPQQARPGLGLTGFVRSDPKPAAPPTPDEARQLRQAVALLGGRRLAVLTGAGLSTDSGIPDYRGPEAPPRNPMTYQEFVGDPELRRRYWARNHVGWHHLRHAAPNAGHAAVARLERRGLTTGLITQNVDRLHADAGSALAVDLHGRFDRVLCLECGSRFPRQTISRLLEDLNPGFLERTRMDGDIAPDADAEVADTADFVVADCPVCGGMLKPDFVYFGENVPRDRVAAAFAMLNAADALLVAGSSLTVMSGLRFVKHAHKSGKPVVIINRGPTRGDELADLKIDCGVATALEYLAAELPDLSHNFGTE, encoded by the coding sequence ATGGCAAACGCATCCCGGCCCGCCGGACCGGAGCACCCCCAGCAGGCCCGGCCCGGGCTGGGCCTGACCGGGTTCGTCCGGTCCGATCCGAAACCCGCCGCACCGCCCACTCCCGACGAGGCACGCCAGCTGCGGCAGGCTGTTGCCTTGCTTGGCGGCAGGCGGCTGGCCGTCCTGACCGGGGCCGGTCTAAGCACTGACTCCGGCATTCCCGATTACCGGGGCCCCGAGGCACCGCCGCGCAACCCGATGACCTACCAGGAATTCGTGGGCGACCCCGAGCTGCGGCGCCGCTACTGGGCGCGGAACCATGTGGGTTGGCACCACCTGCGGCATGCTGCGCCGAACGCCGGGCACGCCGCCGTCGCCCGCCTGGAACGCCGGGGGCTCACCACCGGTTTGATCACCCAGAACGTGGATCGTCTCCATGCCGACGCCGGCAGTGCCCTGGCGGTGGACCTGCACGGGCGCTTTGACCGTGTGCTGTGCCTTGAATGCGGCTCCCGCTTTCCCCGGCAAACCATTTCCCGCCTGCTCGAGGACCTGAATCCCGGGTTCCTGGAGCGCACGCGGATGGACGGCGACATCGCCCCTGACGCCGATGCGGAGGTGGCGGACACCGCAGACTTCGTAGTGGCCGACTGCCCCGTCTGCGGTGGCATGCTCAAGCCGGACTTCGTCTACTTCGGCGAAAACGTGCCGCGGGACCGGGTTGCGGCGGCCTTTGCCATGCTCAACGCCGCCGACGCCCTGCTCGTTGCCGGCTCGTCACTGACCGTGATGAGCGGGCTGCGTTTCGTCAAGCACGCCCACAAGTCAGGCAAGCCGGTGGTGATCATCAACCGGGGCCCCACCCGCGGCGACGAGCTGGCGGACCTGAAAATCGACTGCGGGGTGGCCACGGCGCTGGAATACCTGGCTGCCGAACTGCCTGACCTCTCCCATAATTTCGGTACGGAATAG
- a CDS encoding YaaA family protein has product MLILLPPSEGKTPAVSGPLFDPGQLHFHPLNDARKLVLAALAEASTGPDAHAVLGVGPSLAAEVARNTILEESPCAPAHRIYTGVLYDALGYEDLTEAQQRKADDAVVVISGLWGALGFSDPIPAYRLSMAVKLPEIGKLSAFWKSHLAGVLAEHASGHLVVDCRSSTYAAAWAPEPSSAAAVNVFQIRNGKRTVVSHFAKHTRGELARHLLTRPGADPATPEQLLAAVAEKWDAELVPATARKPFQLNVILPGQGH; this is encoded by the coding sequence GTGCTGATTCTGCTTCCACCCTCTGAAGGTAAAACACCCGCCGTTTCCGGCCCGTTGTTCGACCCCGGCCAGCTGCATTTCCACCCGCTCAACGACGCGCGGAAACTGGTGCTCGCTGCCTTGGCCGAGGCCAGCACCGGTCCGGACGCACATGCTGTCCTGGGTGTAGGCCCGTCGCTGGCGGCCGAAGTGGCTCGAAACACCATACTGGAAGAGAGCCCCTGCGCCCCGGCCCACCGCATCTACACCGGTGTCCTGTACGACGCACTGGGCTACGAGGACCTCACTGAAGCCCAGCAGCGCAAGGCGGACGACGCCGTCGTCGTCATCTCCGGTCTCTGGGGCGCCCTCGGCTTCAGCGACCCGATTCCGGCGTACAGGCTGTCGATGGCAGTGAAGCTGCCGGAGATCGGCAAGCTCTCGGCGTTCTGGAAGAGCCACCTTGCCGGAGTGCTCGCCGAACACGCGTCCGGCCATCTGGTGGTGGACTGCCGCTCCAGCACCTACGCGGCCGCCTGGGCCCCTGAGCCGTCGTCTGCGGCAGCGGTGAACGTGTTCCAGATCCGCAACGGCAAGCGCACAGTGGTGTCGCACTTCGCCAAGCACACCCGGGGCGAGCTGGCCCGGCATCTGCTCACCCGCCCGGGAGCGGATCCGGCCACGCCGGAGCAGCTGCTCGCAGCGGTAGCGGAGAAATGGGATGCGGAACTGGTGCCGGCCACCGCCCGCAAACCGTTCCAGCTCAACGTCATCCTGCCCGGCCAGGGTCACTGA
- a CDS encoding reverse transcriptase-like protein, which produces MTLFDPADSPAQAPRAGGSSAADRRTLIVEADGGSRGNPGHAGYGALVRDPGTGAILAEKAEYIGKASNNVAEYSGLVAALEMAHEIDPDCWILAKMDSKLVVEQMSGRWKIKHEDMQKLAAKARGIVNPRRVKYEWIPRELNKDADRLSNEAMDAGMAGIPWVHKGGLALRGGVAYVDGGGEAAATGPAGTPEAQAPDAQPAEALAPEAPAAAGALHHTELWVRDFAEAEASLGWLLERLGYLRAEHWKTGAKWQGADSYIVVESGPDVLDAGHDRRRPGLNHLAFRAGSKADVDLLTRRAASHGWTLLFADRHPHAGGGEHYAAYLENSAGFEVELVAEESGPA; this is translated from the coding sequence GTGACCCTGTTTGACCCTGCCGACAGCCCTGCCCAAGCGCCGCGCGCCGGCGGCAGTTCCGCTGCGGACCGCCGCACCCTGATCGTGGAGGCCGACGGCGGCTCCCGGGGCAACCCCGGCCACGCCGGCTACGGCGCGCTCGTCCGCGACCCAGGGACCGGCGCCATCCTGGCCGAAAAGGCAGAGTACATCGGCAAGGCCTCGAACAACGTGGCGGAGTACTCCGGGCTGGTGGCTGCCCTGGAAATGGCCCATGAGATCGACCCGGACTGCTGGATCCTCGCCAAGATGGACTCCAAGCTGGTGGTCGAGCAGATGAGCGGGCGGTGGAAGATCAAGCATGAGGACATGCAGAAGCTGGCCGCCAAGGCCCGCGGCATCGTCAACCCCCGCCGGGTCAAGTACGAGTGGATTCCGCGGGAACTGAACAAAGATGCCGACCGGCTCTCCAACGAGGCAATGGACGCCGGAATGGCCGGGATTCCCTGGGTCCACAAGGGTGGACTGGCCCTGCGGGGCGGGGTCGCGTACGTCGACGGCGGAGGCGAAGCTGCTGCAACCGGGCCTGCCGGGACACCCGAAGCCCAGGCTCCTGACGCCCAGCCAGCTGAAGCCCTGGCCCCTGAAGCCCCGGCAGCAGCCGGAGCGCTGCATCATACGGAACTCTGGGTACGGGACTTCGCGGAAGCGGAAGCCTCACTGGGCTGGCTGCTGGAGCGGCTGGGCTACCTCAGGGCGGAGCACTGGAAGACCGGCGCCAAGTGGCAGGGTGCGGACAGCTACATCGTCGTTGAATCCGGTCCCGACGTGCTCGACGCCGGCCACGACCGCCGTCGGCCCGGCCTGAACCATCTGGCCTTCCGTGCCGGATCCAAGGCCGACGTGGACCTGCTCACGCGCCGGGCGGCAAGCCATGGGTGGACGCTGCTCTTCGCTGACCGGCATCCGCACGCCGGCGGCGGGGAACACTACGCCGCGTATCTGGAAAACAGTGCGGGCTTCGAAGTGGAGCTGGTGGCCGAAGAGTCCGGCCCCGCCTAA
- the cysK gene encoding cysteine synthase A: MGRIYDDVTQLVGGTPLVRLNRLTEGLDAQVAVKLEFYNPANSVKDRIGVAIVNAAEEAGALKPGGTIVEGTSGNTGIALAMVGAARGYKVILTMPETMSTERRVMLRAYGAEIVLTPGSEGMRGAVEKAKEIVATTDNAIWAQQFANAANPEVHRQTTAEEIWEDTNGQVDIFVAGVGTGGTVTGVGQVLKKRKPGVQIVAVEPKDSAILNGGSPGPHKIQGLGANFVPEVLDTDIYDEVIDASIEDSVATARALGTQEGILGGISSGAIVWAALELAKRPENAGKLIVAVVCDFGERYISTVLYDDIRG; this comes from the coding sequence ATGGGACGGATTTACGACGACGTGACGCAGCTGGTCGGCGGCACGCCGCTGGTGAGGCTGAACCGGCTGACGGAAGGCCTGGACGCGCAGGTTGCGGTCAAGCTTGAGTTCTACAACCCCGCCAACAGCGTGAAGGACCGGATCGGCGTGGCCATCGTCAACGCCGCCGAAGAAGCCGGCGCCCTGAAGCCCGGCGGCACAATCGTCGAGGGAACCTCCGGCAACACGGGGATCGCCCTGGCCATGGTGGGTGCTGCCCGCGGCTACAAGGTGATCCTGACCATGCCCGAGACGATGTCCACCGAGCGGCGTGTCATGCTCCGTGCCTACGGCGCAGAGATTGTCCTCACCCCCGGCTCCGAAGGAATGCGCGGCGCCGTGGAGAAGGCCAAGGAGATCGTGGCCACCACCGATAACGCCATCTGGGCCCAGCAGTTCGCCAATGCAGCCAACCCCGAGGTCCACCGCCAGACCACGGCCGAGGAAATCTGGGAAGACACCAACGGCCAGGTCGACATCTTTGTGGCCGGGGTCGGCACCGGCGGCACCGTCACCGGCGTCGGGCAGGTCCTGAAGAAGCGCAAGCCCGGCGTGCAGATCGTTGCCGTGGAGCCCAAGGACTCGGCCATCCTCAACGGCGGCTCCCCCGGACCCCACAAGATCCAGGGCCTGGGCGCCAACTTCGTGCCCGAGGTGCTGGACACGGACATCTACGACGAGGTCATCGATGCCTCGATCGAAGACTCGGTAGCGACCGCACGCGCCCTGGGCACCCAGGAAGGCATCCTTGGCGGCATCTCTTCCGGCGCCATAGTCTGGGCTGCGCTGGAGCTCGCCAAGCGTCCGGAAAACGCCGGTAAGCTGATTGTCGCCGTGGTCTGCGACTTCGGAGAGCGTTACATCTCCACCGTCCTGTACGACGACATCCGGGGCTAA
- a CDS encoding Nif3-like dinuclear metal center hexameric protein, with the protein METDKPAASSEPAASGTGPATPETSPAPVPEAEQGAAAALDPAGLSAEAIPTLGDVLLAAEELWPESLAEGWDAVGLVAGRPDNRVERILFAVDPTSEVIDEALEWGADLLLTHHPLLLKPVHSVAATGFKGDAVHRLIEGKCALLTVHTNGDSAVGGVSDVLADAFGLSGVVPLSAAEDGLPEEGIGRVGELPEATTLADFARLVFSIMPAVAGGVRVAGDPEGLVRRVAVCGGAGDSLFDAVRRHQADVYVTADLRHHPASEAREAAVNDRPYLIDVSHFGSEWLWLTPAAAALENVLGDQGFTAEIRVSGTNTDPWDFVLTPGLN; encoded by the coding sequence ATGGAAACAGACAAGCCCGCCGCAAGCAGCGAACCGGCGGCATCCGGGACCGGACCGGCGACCCCGGAAACCTCCCCCGCACCCGTCCCCGAGGCAGAGCAGGGCGCGGCGGCTGCGCTTGATCCGGCAGGGTTGTCCGCGGAGGCCATCCCCACTCTCGGAGATGTGCTGCTGGCCGCCGAGGAACTCTGGCCGGAGTCCCTTGCCGAGGGCTGGGACGCGGTGGGTTTGGTGGCCGGCCGGCCCGACAACAGGGTCGAACGGATTCTCTTTGCAGTCGATCCCACGTCCGAGGTCATCGACGAGGCACTGGAGTGGGGCGCTGATTTGCTGCTGACCCATCACCCGCTGTTGCTCAAGCCGGTCCATTCCGTTGCCGCCACCGGTTTCAAGGGCGACGCGGTGCACCGCCTGATCGAGGGAAAGTGTGCGCTGCTGACCGTGCACACCAACGGCGACAGCGCCGTCGGCGGCGTCTCCGACGTGCTGGCCGACGCCTTCGGGCTCTCCGGCGTCGTTCCGCTCTCCGCGGCGGAGGACGGGCTGCCCGAGGAAGGCATTGGACGGGTGGGGGAGCTGCCGGAAGCCACCACCCTGGCCGACTTCGCCCGGCTCGTCTTCAGCATCATGCCTGCCGTGGCAGGCGGCGTGCGGGTAGCGGGGGATCCGGAGGGGCTGGTACGCCGGGTAGCGGTCTGCGGCGGGGCTGGAGACAGCCTTTTCGACGCCGTGCGCCGGCATCAGGCTGACGTTTACGTCACAGCCGACCTGCGCCATCACCCGGCCTCCGAGGCCCGTGAGGCTGCGGTGAACGACCGTCCGTACCTGATCGATGTGTCGCATTTCGGCAGCGAATGGCTGTGGTTGACGCCGGCAGCGGCAGCTTTGGAGAACGTTCTGGGCGACCAGGGCTTCACCGCGGAGATCCGGGTCAGCGGCACCAACACCGACCCGTGGGACTTTGTCCTGACCCCCGGGCTGAACTGA
- a CDS encoding serine hydrolase, whose product MQTVFRTTLAAVAALLLPLTASACAGSVPAAEAPAINVGAVPEAAPGAAPEETTDPLAARDGQLLSAALDEYAAGMGAEVSAAVYDFSTGATWYYNRDGRYLEASLVKVPILLTLLRQATEEGRALTEDEEYLAALMIEYSDNPSTTALYESVGGPEELSRTYELLGVSGTEATETWGTNDTGVEDQLKITRAVAEGVDWIDEDLLAFAVGLMENVDAGQRWGISAGVGDTGAEIALKNGWLPDDTLAWNVGSTGFVRSAAAEYSIVVLTSGALTMDDGVSVVEEAARMINSFQSPATDGTASGPDRVWRADGPDA is encoded by the coding sequence ATGCAGACAGTATTCAGGACCACCTTGGCGGCAGTTGCCGCCCTGTTGCTTCCGCTGACGGCTTCCGCCTGTGCCGGATCGGTGCCCGCTGCGGAGGCGCCGGCCATCAACGTGGGTGCAGTCCCGGAGGCGGCCCCGGGGGCAGCTCCGGAAGAGACAACCGACCCGCTCGCCGCCCGGGATGGCCAGCTGTTGTCCGCAGCGCTGGATGAGTACGCCGCGGGGATGGGAGCCGAAGTTTCCGCTGCCGTCTATGACTTCTCCACCGGAGCGACCTGGTATTACAACCGGGACGGCCGGTACCTTGAGGCGAGCCTGGTGAAGGTGCCCATTCTGCTGACCCTGCTCCGCCAGGCTACGGAGGAGGGACGCGCACTGACTGAGGACGAGGAGTACCTCGCGGCACTGATGATCGAATACAGCGACAACCCCTCCACCACCGCCCTGTATGAATCAGTGGGCGGGCCAGAGGAGCTGTCCCGCACCTACGAGCTCCTGGGTGTGTCCGGGACCGAGGCAACGGAAACCTGGGGTACCAACGACACCGGCGTCGAGGACCAGCTGAAAATAACCCGGGCAGTTGCCGAAGGCGTGGACTGGATCGATGAGGACCTGCTGGCGTTTGCCGTCGGGCTGATGGAGAACGTGGACGCCGGCCAGCGGTGGGGCATCAGTGCCGGTGTTGGCGACACCGGGGCGGAGATTGCACTGAAGAACGGCTGGCTGCCGGACGACACCCTCGCCTGGAACGTGGGAAGCACCGGCTTTGTACGCTCGGCCGCGGCGGAGTATTCCATTGTGGTCCTGACTTCGGGGGCGCTGACAATGGACGACGGTGTGTCAGTGGTGGAGGAGGCAGCCCGGATGATCAACTCGTTCCAGAGCCCCGCCACCGACGGAACCGCGTCTGGCCCGGACCGCGTGTGGCGGGCGGACGGCCCGGACGCATAG
- the msrA gene encoding peptide-methionine (S)-S-oxide reductase MsrA, translating into MKTYVLGGGCFWCLDALYQKTRGVTEVVSGYTGGQTPHPDYDSVCSGATGHAEVVAVTFDEDIIPGDVILDMFFISHDPTTLNRQGYDVGTQYRSSMFYKNDAEREEFEKARDRAQEHWENPIVTEISPLPAFHVAEDVHQDFYAKHPEQGYCQVIINPKLAKARKYYAEWLDN; encoded by the coding sequence ATGAAGACTTACGTACTTGGCGGAGGCTGCTTCTGGTGCCTCGATGCCCTCTATCAGAAAACCCGCGGCGTGACCGAGGTTGTTTCCGGTTACACGGGCGGTCAGACACCTCATCCCGACTACGACAGCGTCTGTTCCGGCGCTACGGGACATGCAGAGGTGGTGGCCGTCACCTTCGACGAGGACATCATCCCCGGCGATGTGATCCTGGACATGTTCTTCATCTCGCACGATCCCACGACCCTGAACCGGCAGGGCTACGACGTCGGCACCCAATACCGCTCGTCGATGTTCTACAAAAACGACGCCGAACGCGAGGAATTCGAGAAGGCCCGGGACCGGGCCCAGGAACACTGGGAGAACCCGATCGTGACGGAAATCTCCCCGCTGCCCGCGTTCCACGTGGCCGAGGACGTCCATCAGGACTTCTACGCCAAGCACCCCGAACAGGGCTACTGCCAGGTGATCATCAATCCGAAGCTCGCCAAGGCCAGGAAATATTACGCCGAATGGCTTGACAACTGA
- a CDS encoding peroxiredoxin: MEQDPVPVDLGRPAPDFELPNQFGEPIRLSSLRGSPVVLVFYPFAFSGVCTGELDELQAAGAEFSRSGARVLAVSCDSKYALRAYARDRGYSFDLLADFWPHGMVAGAYRAFDAGPGRPLRASFVIDAEGLIQAEVRSDPGTPRPVQAYLDALKEMV, encoded by the coding sequence TTGGAGCAGGATCCGGTCCCCGTGGACCTGGGACGTCCGGCTCCGGATTTTGAGCTCCCCAACCAGTTTGGGGAGCCCATTCGCCTGTCCTCACTGCGAGGGTCGCCGGTAGTACTGGTTTTTTATCCCTTCGCCTTTTCCGGTGTCTGCACCGGTGAACTCGATGAACTCCAGGCTGCCGGCGCGGAGTTTTCCCGTTCGGGGGCTCGCGTGCTGGCGGTCTCCTGCGATTCCAAGTACGCGTTGCGGGCCTATGCCCGGGACCGCGGCTACTCATTTGACCTGCTGGCGGACTTTTGGCCGCACGGCATGGTCGCCGGTGCCTACCGGGCGTTTGACGCCGGCCCCGGCCGCCCGCTGCGGGCCTCATTTGTCATCGATGCGGAGGGCCTGATTCAGGCAGAGGTACGCTCCGACCCCGGTACGCCCCGTCCGGTGCAGGCCTATCTGGACGCGCTCAAGGAAATGGTTTGA
- the gndA gene encoding NADP-dependent phosphogluconate dehydrogenase produces the protein MSAQIGVTGLAVMGANLARNLARNGYTVALHNRSIEKTDALLSAHGDEGDFIRTESLQELVDSLEKPRRVLIMVKAGAPVDSVIEKLVPLLEAGDIVIDAGNSHYEDTRRREAALAEKDLHFVGVGVSGGEEGALLGPSIMPGGSKESYDSLGPMLEKIAAKYDGDPCCTWIGTDGAGHFVKMVHNGIEYADMQVIGEAYDLLRSAAGIEPAEQAKIFTEWNTGQLSSFLIEITAEVLAHTDARTGKPFVDVVVDSAGQKGTGRWTVVSGLDLGSPVSAIAESVFARALSSQRSQREEAQGILVGGEAAVELPDTFVDDVRQALYASKLVSYAQGIDMLTGAAKEYGWDLKLDEIASLWRAGCIIRAELLDDIMKAYADGKAPANLLLAPAFAESIAAALPAWRRVVSVAVQLGIPVPVFASSLAYYDGLRRKRLPAALTQGLRDLFGAHTYHRVDAEGTFHTLWGGDRSEIEAVDTH, from the coding sequence TTGAGCGCACAAATTGGCGTAACCGGCCTGGCCGTGATGGGTGCAAACCTGGCCCGGAACCTGGCCCGCAACGGCTACACGGTGGCCCTGCACAACCGGTCGATCGAAAAGACGGACGCCCTGCTGTCCGCCCACGGCGATGAGGGCGACTTCATCCGGACCGAGTCCCTGCAGGAACTGGTCGACTCGCTGGAGAAACCGCGCCGCGTACTGATCATGGTCAAGGCCGGCGCCCCGGTCGATTCCGTGATCGAGAAACTGGTACCGCTGCTGGAAGCCGGTGACATTGTCATCGACGCCGGCAACTCCCACTACGAGGACACCCGGCGCCGCGAGGCGGCACTGGCGGAAAAGGACCTGCACTTCGTCGGTGTCGGCGTCTCCGGCGGCGAGGAGGGCGCACTCCTGGGCCCGTCCATCATGCCCGGCGGCTCGAAGGAGTCCTACGATTCCCTGGGTCCGATGCTGGAAAAGATCGCCGCCAAGTACGACGGCGACCCGTGCTGCACCTGGATCGGAACCGATGGCGCCGGCCATTTCGTGAAGATGGTCCACAACGGCATTGAATACGCCGATATGCAGGTCATCGGGGAAGCCTACGACCTGCTGCGCTCGGCCGCCGGCATCGAGCCTGCCGAACAGGCCAAGATCTTCACCGAGTGGAACACGGGCCAGCTCAGCTCCTTCCTGATCGAAATCACCGCCGAGGTCCTGGCCCACACCGATGCGCGGACGGGCAAGCCCTTCGTTGACGTCGTTGTGGATTCCGCCGGCCAGAAGGGCACCGGACGCTGGACCGTGGTCTCCGGCCTGGACCTGGGATCGCCCGTCTCCGCCATCGCTGAATCGGTCTTCGCGCGCGCCCTGTCCTCGCAGCGCAGCCAGCGCGAGGAGGCACAGGGCATCCTCGTCGGCGGCGAAGCTGCCGTCGAACTGCCCGACACCTTTGTGGACGATGTCCGCCAGGCACTGTACGCGTCCAAGCTGGTCAGCTATGCCCAGGGCATCGACATGCTCACCGGCGCCGCCAAGGAATACGGCTGGGACCTGAAGCTGGACGAGATCGCGTCGCTGTGGCGCGCCGGCTGCATCATCCGTGCCGAGCTGCTGGACGACATCATGAAGGCCTACGCGGATGGGAAGGCTCCGGCGAACCTGCTGCTGGCACCGGCCTTTGCCGAGTCCATAGCTGCCGCCCTGCCGGCCTGGCGCCGGGTTGTGTCTGTCGCGGTGCAGCTGGGCATCCCCGTGCCCGTGTTCGCCTCTTCCCTGGCCTACTACGACGGCCTGCGCCGCAAGCGCCTGCCCGCCGCACTGACCCAGGGCCTGCGGGACCTCTTCGGGGCACACACGTACCACCGCGTGGATGCCGAGGGGACCTTCCACACGCTGTGGGGCGGCGACCGCTCCGAGATCGAGGCTGTGGACACCCACTAG
- the epsC gene encoding serine O-acetyltransferase EpsC: protein MSLFARLREDLDAAASHDPAARGSLENIVVYSGLHAIWMHRLTHRMWARPGLRFPARVLSQLTRFATGIEIHPGATIGRRFFIDHGMGVVIGETAEIGNDVMLYHGVTLGGRSLARIKRHPTICDGVTVGAGAKILGPVIIGANSAVGANAVVVKDAPADSIITGIPARWRHRQVKETQPAVDPAEYIDPAIYI from the coding sequence GTGAGCCTGTTTGCACGCCTGCGCGAAGACCTCGACGCCGCCGCCTCCCACGATCCGGCCGCGCGCGGATCGCTTGAGAACATCGTGGTGTACTCGGGGCTGCATGCCATTTGGATGCACCGCCTCACGCACAGGATGTGGGCCCGGCCCGGACTGCGGTTTCCGGCCAGGGTGCTCTCGCAGCTGACCCGCTTTGCCACCGGCATTGAGATCCATCCGGGGGCTACCATCGGCCGGCGCTTTTTCATCGACCACGGGATGGGCGTCGTGATCGGCGAAACCGCGGAAATCGGCAACGACGTCATGCTCTACCACGGGGTCACCTTGGGCGGCCGGTCCCTGGCCCGGATCAAGCGCCATCCGACCATCTGCGACGGCGTCACGGTGGGTGCCGGAGCCAAGATCCTGGGACCGGTCATCATCGGGGCGAACAGCGCCGTTGGCGCGAACGCCGTCGTCGTCAAGGATGCTCCGGCCGATTCCATCATCACCGGGATCCCAGCGCGCTGGCGGCACCGCCAGGTCAAGGAGACGCAGCCCGCCGTGGACCCGGCCGAATATATCGATCCGGCCATCTACATCTGA
- a CDS encoding DUF3052 domain-containing protein: MSEAEAVTEKNVAERLGFKDQDLIQEFGYDEDVDFDLRDGLEDLVGSELLTEEDHEVVDGVILWWRSEDGDLVDALVDSITTLDDGGVVWVLTPKSGRDGYVPPADIEEAAPTAGLHVTTTPAVSSDWAATRLVARRKK; encoded by the coding sequence GTGAGCGAGGCCGAAGCCGTCACGGAAAAGAACGTGGCGGAAAGATTGGGTTTCAAAGACCAAGACCTGATTCAGGAATTCGGTTACGACGAGGACGTCGATTTCGACCTCCGCGACGGTCTCGAAGACCTCGTGGGGAGTGAACTCCTCACCGAAGAAGATCATGAAGTCGTTGACGGCGTCATCCTGTGGTGGCGTTCCGAAGACGGGGATCTTGTGGATGCCCTGGTGGATTCCATCACCACCTTGGACGACGGCGGCGTGGTGTGGGTTCTGACGCCCAAGTCCGGACGGGACGGCTATGTGCCCCCGGCGGACATCGAGGAGGCGGCACCCACCGCGGGCCTGCACGTCACCACCACTCCGGCAGTCAGCAGCGACTGGGCCGCTACCCGCCTGGTCGCCCGACGCAAGAAGTAG
- a CDS encoding zinc ribbon domain-containing protein produces MAKASSAEQLRLLELQALDSTIRKLRNRARSVSDNSAIADLAVQRAAAQSRLVAAGTEAADISRELTRAEADVASVVSRVERNQQRLDSGTGSSKELTALQSEMESLQRRRSDLEDVELEVMERLEAAKAAEDVVREAMQALDAEAAALEEKRDAELAEIEAERVVTVARRAELADTFEPGLLAVYEKTLAKNGIGAARLFHGTSEGSGMQLSPGDLAEIRRAAEDDIVFCPDSGCILVRSAEWDS; encoded by the coding sequence GTGGCAAAAGCATCGTCGGCGGAGCAGCTGAGGCTGCTCGAACTGCAGGCTCTGGACAGCACGATTCGCAAACTCCGGAACCGGGCTCGCAGCGTCAGCGATAACTCGGCTATCGCGGACCTGGCAGTTCAGCGTGCCGCTGCGCAGAGCAGGCTTGTAGCCGCCGGTACAGAGGCTGCGGACATCAGCCGTGAACTCACCCGCGCCGAGGCCGATGTGGCCTCCGTCGTCTCGCGTGTGGAGCGGAACCAGCAGCGCCTGGACAGCGGTACGGGCAGTTCCAAGGAACTGACCGCCCTGCAGAGCGAGATGGAGTCGCTGCAGCGCCGCCGCTCCGATCTGGAAGACGTGGAACTGGAAGTCATGGAACGCCTGGAGGCCGCGAAGGCGGCCGAAGACGTCGTCCGTGAAGCCATGCAGGCGCTCGACGCCGAGGCAGCCGCACTGGAGGAAAAGCGCGACGCCGAACTGGCTGAAATCGAAGCCGAACGCGTTGTCACCGTCGCCCGGCGCGCCGAGCTGGCCGACACCTTTGAACCCGGACTGCTGGCCGTCTACGAAAAGACGCTGGCCAAGAACGGCATCGGCGCGGCCCGCCTCTTCCACGGCACCTCCGAGGGCTCTGGCATGCAGCTGAGCCCGGGCGACCTCGCGGAGATCCGCCGTGCGGCCGAAGATGACATTGTCTTCTGCCCCGACTCCGGATGCATCCTGGTGCGCTCCGCAGAGTGGGACAGCTGA